Below is a window of Candidatus Zixiibacteriota bacterium DNA.
TCGCAACGATACAACCAGTATCTGCGACGTTTTGGAGGTCAATCGGTCGTGTCCGAGACCTGCCCACGGTCTGAAACCATCGGAATCGCTTCGCCACCTACAATGCGATAGAGCGGCATTTCGACATTCTCACGATTGGAGCCAAAACTGACTTTTCCCGATGCACCGTCGTAATTCCTTACCGTTTTCAAATACTCCGAAACAGTCAACGGATTTTCCGCCCCTGAGTTATGAGCACGGCCAATCAAAGTCAGGGCATCGTATCCGAGGTTCGCCAGCCGTCGTGGTTGTTCGCCGTAGCGCGCATCGTAGGCAGCCGCAAACTCAAGATACCCTTCTGTCTGACCTCCGGTGAGAAAAGGGGATGGAAACACTGCCTGCTTGGTGATGTCATCCCCCAAACGATAGATGGATTCTTCCCCCCATTGATCGGAACCGAGATAGGCACCGGTGAGGTTGTAGAAATGTATCTGAGGTAGTAACAGTCGAATCTGCTTCTGTCCACCGGGAAGGTAAAGACAATCAATATACGCCGGAAGGCCATCGACATCAATCGTGTCGCCCCGGGCATTGACATAGAAAGCTGAGTCGGGTGTGGCACCGAGGAGGATAGCCTTGATATCCCGAATGTAAGGGCCGAAATCCTTATCGCGGGAACGATAATACTCAACAGCTACTATAGTGCCACCGAGTTCTTCAAATCGCCGTACAAAGGCGCGACTGGAGTGCAGATGTTCCGCGGATGTGGATGTAATCAAAGCGGTAGAATCGGCCTCCAATACCGAGACCGCGTATTCTGCCATGCGAATCCCCTCAAGCTCGATATTAGGCGACAATTGAAAAGATGATTCCGACAGCAGGGTCAGCCCGGCCTGAGTAGCCGCCGGGATCAGAAGCGGGATATCACTCCTCCCCAACCTCGCCGAAGCAACCGCCGCCGCCTCACTAGTGAGCGGTCCTATGACGGCATCAATCGCTGAGTGAGTGAACTCACCAATGATACGAGCCGCGTCGATTGGATTCCCCTTGGTATCGTATGGCACTATCCGAATCTCGCTGTCCGATTGATCACGCATTATTTCGGCGGCAATGACGGCTCCATTATATATATCTTCCCCGTAGGATTGAAGGTCTCCTGAGAGCGGAAGAAGCATAGCAACCTCAAGTGCCTTGTTGCGATTCCGGACTTCAGTGCGATACTGGGTCAGGTCCAACGTCTCATCGCAATGACTGGCAAAAGTCTTGGCGGTAGCAATCTGATCGTGAGACATGAGGATAGGCAACAATGGCTTCACCAGACGGCATTTCTTGTCGCTTGATAGCTCATCAAATTCCTGCTCGTCAATCGAGATAGCCCCTGCATTCTGAAAAAGTGCGGTCACCGACCGAATCAACAGTTGATCAAGCTGGCTATCACGGCTCGTTCCATAAGCGGCCATGTATTGATCAAGAGCACGGTCGATATCCCCTTTGCGATAGAATGCATTAGCCAGGAAAAAACGAGCGTGAGGCTGTTCTGGTGAATTTGGGAATTTTGTCAGGAAATGACTGAAACCGGCGATAGCATCGCTCAATTCGCCCAAATAGTACTTGGCTTTGGCCCGGTGAAAAACAAATTGATCGAGATCTGTGGACTGTGGATACTGCCCGGCTAATCGTTCGAATGTAGAGGCTGCACCCCACCAGTCACCCTCGCGAAGAAGGCGCTTGCCTTTAGCAAACTCACTGGTTGCTTCCGGCGGATCAATCTGATCCGTAACGGCGTAAGAAGCAGCCATGGCCAGCAACAGTATCGCCACCAGCCAGAGAGTCACTCGTCGCAGGCTAGCGAGCCGCAACGTGTTTGAGTACCGAGACTTTAGAGGCAGCATTAGAGCGTATACTTGCCAAAATCCTCAGGATTGATTTTTTTGAGTCGCTCCCGCAACGACTCCGGATCGGTCGGCATCGGAGGTACCTCCGCA
It encodes the following:
- a CDS encoding penicillin-binding protein activator, with product MRLASLRRVTLWLVAILLLAMAASYAVTDQIDPPEATSEFAKGKRLLREGDWWGAASTFERLAGQYPQSTDLDQFVFHRAKAKYYLGELSDAIAGFSHFLTKFPNSPEQPHARFFLANAFYRKGDIDRALDQYMAAYGTSRDSQLDQLLIRSVTALFQNAGAISIDEQEFDELSSDKKCRLVKPLLPILMSHDQIATAKTFASHCDETLDLTQYRTEVRNRNKALEVAMLLPLSGDLQSYGEDIYNGAVIAAEIMRDQSDSEIRIVPYDTKGNPIDAARIIGEFTHSAIDAVIGPLTSEAAAVASARLGRSDIPLLIPAATQAGLTLLSESSFQLSPNIELEGIRMAEYAVSVLEADSTALITSTSAEHLHSSRAFVRRFEELGGTIVAVEYYRSRDKDFGPYIRDIKAILLGATPDSAFYVNARGDTIDVDGLPAYIDCLYLPGGQKQIRLLLPQIHFYNLTGAYLGSDQWGEESIYRLGDDITKQAVFPSPFLTGGQTEGYLEFAAAYDARYGEQPRRLANLGYDALTLIGRAHNSGAENPLTVSEYLKTVRNYDGASGKVSFGSNRENVEMPLYRIVGGEAIPMVSDRGQVSDTTD